The Phaseolus vulgaris cultivar G19833 chromosome 10, P. vulgaris v2.0, whole genome shotgun sequence DNA window GCAATGGCTTCTGTCGGCGGCGGAGgtggggcagattcggcgccttcgcccctttcctcttggagcggcatgggagggagtgaggtcgcacttggggggttgtccatgaaggggttccctccctggggcgacgcctctaccgaaagaggaatccgcgcagattttcttcttctgaagggtgccacgccttctgagtcctcatcatctgatagaatctccaaaacccgtttccctttgtcaaggggggttggagccggtgatgaggccgcggctaggggaacagcggcgatGGGTAGAGGAGAGCGAGGAGTCTGAAGTACTGCGAGGCTGTGAGGAGACGACAAAGGTGAACTCAAGGTAGCCTCGGCGGTGATCGGAGGAGGCGGCGACAGAGTCGGCGGGGGAACCAGATCAGCAgcaggggtggaggaggcgcccgccttggcggcacgtgCCTCCTTCATCGCCTTCGCCAACATCATTCTcttggaagcgcccatcaccgatcctacatcaagacagaccaaacagcaggaattaggaccaaagcagctatgcaaaattacaacacacatggaggtgtgaaatgcaagtaacatggcacaATATAAATGAGTATAAGAGTCCGGGGGAACAAACGTTCGATAGCAGGCTGTTCACAACAAAAaagatgaggggagagccccttaccaaagtaggtggtcagggcgtgagcattgtactcgctagcgaccagcttcaaggtatcaaaaacgatccccaacccggccaaggctttgcttacctccctatcggcgagagatagctcttccagggttttggccctgagcaatttagggcgctccgtccagtaaagggggaagccatccaaagttgtgggatcgtgcttggcgctgcacaccctgaagaacttccctttccagttcttataagaattctggaagagggagaggaggatcctgcctacgatcccggaaaagcttacccagaagctcttcccctgcttcttcacctcaaagaaatgcaggaagacatctacaGAAGGGGGGATGCCCAGGCGTCCACAAAGAACTTGAAagcccctcacgaatgcccagctgttgggatgaagctgggcgggggcagtgttgatttcagtaagaagctcctgttcgaagggagtgaacgggagacgcactcctacgcgcttgaacacggtctggtacatgaagaagaagggtttcccctttctaggtctgtcgtccaaacaaacaggttccccaggcctgccaggacggacggatatgtgggcgtcgtgtgtgtggcagaaggcgttaaagttgtacaaatggggatcccctcggtgagcttccaggtcctggaaggaagtcaggctggtgcattcactcaggagctcgtcgggggcccaggggtagaaggctttgtagttggacttgggggtcgtgggggaagaatcaggctccgcgttcgcgcgcgtcatggtgaaaatagatagctggagaaagaagagaggaaaaagggtttagcaagtgtagccatggcaagaaggggaaagagccccaggaagcgtcacccacgcgagaaaaatcagaggaggaagaagaagtggaGAGATGCAGTAATAcgtgaataacaacagtcccaggcagttcaataaatcctataatgcgacgaaagggaagagtcgtgagtactcgaaatcgtacctttgctattggaatggaGGTAGTAGAAGAGCGCAGGGAGGagagaatcgcaattgcagagaaaaagggttttgaaggcgatgaacagtgcggagttgcagagcgaatgaatgtaacagtagggtgagcgcggggtttggagtaacttaaacgttacatttcgcaactcaagaggcgctaactgagGGCCGTAGGATcgtgccacgcgtcagagggtcaATTGCCCAGGGGAAACGAAAAGGTCTCTGGAGGATggccgcgcgatgggccacgtggcgcgcgatcaaggttAGCCCAAAGGGTGTTATCATCATCGTTTCAGAGGAGGTCAAATCAATCAGTaagagcgctcctagggttcagagagcgtcacgtcaacaattcgagaattgttgagtcagcagggaatgacacgtcatcaggatggcacgtggacggcgtgggcgaggctttagtctttacgctgaagacaagtcttcagcttaagactggggggcttgtgtaccgtcccgtatccgggcgttgactaagtcaaagtcaaagtcaacggctggagagtccaagtcaacgcaaggcgtcgcctaggtaaaggcgtcgcccaaccagggcgtcgccagatcaaacagtgctaaagcaaggcaatcacggtgtggttccccgatacccatgggtaggaaagaccatggagggaacgacgccgtgggaaggcctcaggtcccgataacccggggcagtgataaagagaaggaaaaggtggcttccaggccatagtaatagtaccagtgtagggcagcctgactcgtgaagtgctcctcccaccccagagacgcctgtggggcagatacgactcaagaggaaagtcacgcccagggcaactgGACGCAGAGTACAacaggaaggcagatacgctctcaaagtaagtgactagatacttgggggcatgagttggcacccaaaaagtcacccctagcgcagtagcactcccaagcaggaggactcacacgtagaaacgtccccagatgggcagaaacgcccccagatggggtcgcggcgtcgtgaggccctccacgtgtacaacagccatgttagaatggaaacaccctttagtcaggtgccaggtaattaaaagtcattcaatacagtttccctttcgagcattcaggtactataatggctcccaagcgtttcaacgtcttaaatgcgctacgttttccaattaaacgctttaatgagtgcgttacgtttgtgattaaaagcgctttaaggcgctttaaatgcttgggtagtttaaatagcgcggagaatgttggaaagagggttcgaactttctacaaatttaccagagctctctagttgcttgctcgtgcttcattagttacgaacaagggactgggaaatatttttgcctgaaagagagaacacagatagacagtacacagttatttcttaccaccttcagagtgccatacgcggtgctcagagacgtaggtgaacagttttggtgtttcttgttggctgacttgagcgtcgaagtgcaaacggccgctagggcgcctctttgtcctcttttttgcaggaatccacaggtaaccagtgggaaggagtccttagctgacggttgaggtcgcgcacgaagacgtcccggtcaaccagACGGAACACCAAGGTACGcgctaattcagttaagattcgaacgttccaaggaatatttttatacgctttcaatgcgctttaacgcgttttaaacacgagagatgtataaaaagggaccttggggcatttGAAAGGGGATCCAAGTTTTGACCTAATGCTCGCAGttttacacagagcacaaaccctagttgttttcgctgCGCACCCGCTGTGTGCACAAgacgattagggcaacacagttacAGTCATTCAGTATagttttcgaccaccttcagagggtgtgtcacctttgatgtttctcgctagctgacttgatcgtcggagtgcaaacggccgcgagggcacccctttgttcacttcttttcaggtattcgCAGActgagcagaacgaaggtgccctagctcatGAGGAaaagccacgcacgaagacgaccctggtcaaccggcgagaacatacataactcgagaaaatatttcaatcgcGATGACTCCTTGGTTTTCCTCTTGTTGTACTAACATGAAGGACGTCCACCCGGTTGTCTGCAATGAACTATCGCGGCGTCTTGAGGGTCTCTTGTATTacggtcctctgccttccccccttgcctgagctggccagcttggcaagcaggtcagctctggcattttgctccctaGGGACATTCACCAACTCAAACGCAGTGAAGGCTCTCTTCAACACCTCGACGTACCTAAAGTATGCAGCCTTTTGTGGGTGCTTCGCCTGATAGTcccctgttacttgtcctgtgaccaattgtgagtcactctttgccaagagGCTTTGCGCCCGCATCTCCTTGGCCAAAAGCATCCCAGCGATTAGCACCTCGTACTccgcttggttgttgcttgctttgaacgcgaagcgtaaagcttgctcaatcaacacttcgttaggcccctccaagatgATCCCAGCACCGCTCCCCTGCTGGTTGGAGGACCCATCAACGGAGAGCATCCACTACGACCCTAATTCCGCTTCTTGGGGGTCTCCCCCTGGTGATAACTCTGCCACGAAATCTGCATAGACTTGCCTTTTGATGGATCCCCTGGGCTCGTACCGaatgtcaaactccgacagttccactgcccagcgaaCTATCCTCCCGGCCACGTCTGGCTTTTGGAGCACCTTCTGGATGGGAAGGTTtgtcattaccaccactgtgaagctgtggaaatagtggcgaagCCTTCGTGCTGAGAATACCACTGCTAGCGCCGCATTCTCTAGTGACTGGTACCTCAGTTCTGggccttgtaaggccttgctcacaaagtagatgggcttctgcaCCTGATCTTGTTCCTGGACAAGTACAAAGCTAATGGCCCACTCAGTCACCGCAAAGTACAAGCGGAGGGGGACGCCTACttgtggcttgcaaagcacaggtggcgtcgccaagtactccttcaacttgagaaaCGCTGCTTCACACTCGTTTGTCCATGCGAAACGGCTATTCcttttgaggcactggaagtaaggGTGGCCTTTCTCTCCTCCGGCTGATACGAATCTCGAAAATGCTGTCATTCGCCCTGTTAGTTGTTGAACTTCTTTCACTGAGGTTGGACTCCTCATGGCGATGATGGTTGCGCACTTGTCAGGATTTGCTTCTATCCCCCTttccgtgagcatgaaacctaagaacttccctgcctccacaccaaaaacacacttttctGGGTTTAGCTTGAGGTGATACTTCGATATGGTAGCAAACAGTTCTTCCAGATCAGTTGCGTGTTGTCCTCTCTCGTGCGAAgttaccaccatgtcatctacgtaggcctgcatgttccttcccagcataggaccttgtccattagcctttcgtaggtggcgcctgcatttttcaaaccaaacggcatcaccttataacagtagctgcacgtctctgtcatgaacgccgttttgctttcgtccctgggatgcatcctgatctggttgtaacctgagaacgcatccaagaaactcaacaTCTTGCAACTCGAGGCGTTATCCACTAACGCGTCAATgttgggcagtgggtacgaatctttggggcatgcttttttcaaatttgtcaagtcaacgcacatcctccacttcccattcgccttcttcactaaAACTACATTggctaaccactcagggtattgtatctccctgatgtgttCAGTGCTGAGCAGCTTTTGTGTTACTTCCTTCACGACGAGGCATcgctcttcgttgaacttcctccttctttgtctCACACGGCGAACCTTTGCGTCCATGGTAAGACGGTGGCACACAAAATCTGGGTCAATACCCGACATATCCGCCGCAGtccatgcgaaagcatctaaGTGGCGCGAGATTACTGCATCTATCTCTTCTTGTTCACCTAGGCTCAGCAAGCGTCCTAATTTGAACACCTtaccccctatttgtctttctACTATGTTACCTTCTAATCGGGGTTGCTCGTTCTGCACATTCTCTGCAAGAGACTCGTTCGTGGAGTCCTCTTCCATAGGCGTCGCCCCAACGGATGCATCGGGCA harbors:
- the LOC137816357 gene encoding uncharacterized protein encodes the protein MLSVDGSSNQQGSGAGIILEGPNEVLIEQALRFAFKASNNQAEYEVLIAGMLLAKEMRAQSLLAKSDSQLVTGQVTGDYQAKHPQKAAYFRYVEVLKRAFTAFELVNVPREQNARADLLAKLASSGKGGRQRTVIQETLKTPR